The genomic DNA GCCGGCAAATACAGTAAGACCCCATTGTACAGCCAGGCCCCTGAAAGAACAATCTCACCCTGCAGCCAAAAACTGATGAGCTCCATGGATCTGAGAGGCTTTGCTGTTCACAAGGGGAGATGCAAATCATTAGGAGTCTTCCCCATAATAATTCAGAAGAGAACACATTACCCCTGGGTGTCCCAAACCCGATTAACTATATTAGTTGTTGCAACATATATTAGTTGTTGCagcaaaaaaacatttttattacaatTGGATGTGTCCTTAGAGAAATCCCCTGCAGCAGCAACTCATGGtgttcaaaacaaaacagcaagcaCTACACACTGTACATATTTTGCATCCTAGAATGAGGAAGGCTGCAAATAAGCTTGAAAGGTGGGACAGCGCGGATGAGTCAGTAAGACCACCAGTAGCCAGAGAATGTATTTAGGGCTTTACATGATTCCTTACACTCCCTACATCCAGGGGCATCACTAAAAGGGTGCAGGGGGTGTTAGTACTagcacctgtgtgtgtgtgtgtgtgtgtgtgtgggagtgaCATCAATGTTTTCTAGTTTTGGGAcaaaaatgggctgtggctttcacctgcatccctttaaaatgctgaagggatggtgtgagtgggacgaggctcagtgggaggagaaaggccccaggttttttaaaaatcaaaattttaaaattattgtgcttttaaaattttctttttaaaaaaacaaatcttgtcaaattTTCATctcatatgaaactatgtacgtgtaaatatgtttaggctatgtgtatgatattgtaatttaaaggtataattttaattttgccagttatttatgtcacaactggaaggatgcggtggctcaagtgcttaagacggtgattctgttgatcgcaagatcggcaggttggcagttcaaggtccagGTGCTGAATGATGGgatgagcttccatcactagtcccagcttctgccaacatagcagtttggaagcatgcaaatgcaagtagataaacaggtaccactccagtgggaaggtaaatagcattctgtgcagtcatgctcgccacatgatcacagagtagtttctgacaatgctggctctttggcttagtaatggagatgaacactgccccctatggttggacacaacttgacaaccttgtcaatggggaatacctttaccttttatgtcacaactattaccatgacattcagtgatatacaggaattgttatttatgagtaacattactacGAAAAGCATTATGATATATTCTCTAccgtgtggtatgggaggaatgACACCATGGGTTACCGCACCacgtgacaccaaccctagggacaccactgtCTATATCTTTATTATTCTGCAATGTTTACTATTCTGCAAAAGGTAGGTTCTGAAGGTAATAAACAGCGCATAATATTGTACAAATAAGACAAATGGTATAAATTTGCAGAAATATATCCTCACGGCACACCAGTGCATTCAACCCTACATAATGATACTATTGTACCTAACCACTATACTTAAGTAATATCTTTGAGCAGTTAATTAATAATGACATCTATATGCGGGTCTTAAGCCTGGTACTTGTGTTTTAATGGAAGGATTCACAGCGAGAACTAATGCAGTAATAACAAAGCAGAATGTGAAAAGCACTTTATATTTCTAGCTAAGTAAAAATACCCCATAGTGTGGTATAGTAATTTGAGCGTtgatctacaactctggagatcagagttcaattccctgcttggccacggaaacccactgggtgatcttgggcaagtcacacactatcagccccagaaaacccctttataggtttgccttagggtcgctctaagttggaaacgacttgaagacacacaacaaaaacttaGAAAGCTGTGTATTTCCAGAAAGTAATAAAACACAAGCCAGCTGTGTATTTGCAGAGTCTACATTGAAAATGGAACACTTTGGAATCCTTCTTATTTGCTGTCCCATGAACCCTCCACGGACTGCTAAAAATGCAAACATCAGTGACTGGCAATCCACTTCCAGATGTTAAACATTACACACATCTCTTGCAagctattttaaaagtatattgctgttgattttttgtttttgccagaAAAGGGGAATCTAGAAGGGCTGAGGGCCATAAAACAAGCCTCAGGGTGCTGTCTAGGGCAGCAGTTTGCCCACCTCTGATCCCAAGCCCAAGATGCTTCGAGAGAGCAATGGGATTCtagcatagtaataataataagcattcTGGACCTTTGCATGATGCATTTGATATGATGTAAGACGCCACAAACGGTAATGGGAAatattcattagaaaaggcattGCTTTAGACCACAATAAAATTCTGTAAATGGGCTATGCTTGCAAATTCAGACCTTTGTCTGAAAGTATCCTCAGAAGTGGTGTGCCTTCTAAAAAATAATGTTGTAGcctcttgttttttcttttcacatttggAGAAAGCTGAGATTAAGATGAGTGTTCAGCTGCTCTGACACCATACGCAACAAGGCCTTACGCTGAAGGCAAAGTGAGCCATTAAACGATGCCAAAGCCACCACTCATGATATGGCTTTCTTATAGTATCAGGCAAGCTCCTTCCCCTTCCTGGTGCTGTTGTTCTCTGCCACAGGAGAGCTAAGGTTGTGCTGCAGCTTAATGCCATTGCATCAAGTCCATATCTTCCTGAACTCAGTTCCTTTGGATCAGTAGAAAAGTCTCAAATCTTTCAACATTTGGAATCAAGGCCTTGCACTAAAGAAGTTCCAGTTCCCAAGCAGTGGCAACCACCCAAAGCAGGCTATCTCCCTTTCAGTTTCCTTTCCTCGTCTAGGCATTGTTTTCTCCTCAAAGACTCTCAGGGGTTCCTCCTGTTCTAGACCTTCACTGTTGGGTCTTGGTCATATCCTTTCCCAGCATCTGTTGATCTACTGTGTGTACCTTACATGAAGCCCCTGGTGGATGGCTTTAACCTCCCTCTTTAAGTCCAACCAAACTGGGGTGTGGGAGAAAAGTTGCCTTCTGAATATTATGCTGCTTGTATATTGTGTTGTAAACATCAAGCGCTTGGGAAACCATTCAACTTGTCATGAATCTAGCTTTTGCTCTGATGCAGAACAGTTTTCCTTTTATTATCATGCTTTCAAAGCCTCCCAACTTTGCAGCAGCTTAGGGCAAGCAAGGTGAATGCAACCACATTTGTCCACAGAATCGGCTAGCAATATGGGATGCAACGGATATGGGGGGAAACACAGTTTTGACTTGGCTTGGAGGGATCCATTGGCTACACCAACCAATACTGTCTGGGCCATGATTGCCAAGTGCCATTACCGATGTAGCAGACACTTGCTGGCTTGCCTAACTGGACTTCCAAAGCAAATTCCATGTTTTTGAGGCATGCTGCTGTGGAAGACCACGGGGTGGCAGCAGTTGATATCTTTTAAGAAACAAAGATCATGAAAGATGTATTTTAAACAACAGTTGTGAACAACTTCACATCAGTGTTCAACAATGTCCGTGTAAAAAATCTGAGTTTTTCTCACAGGTTTCTGGTGAAACCAGAAATGGGTATTTCATTCTGATTAAGGCTACAACTTTAAGATGGGGGGATTTAATGCTACTTTTATTTTGCTAAGGATTCCATAAGGAAGAAAGGGAACACGCTTGTAATAGAAACTAACCACAATCATGGTTTGACAGTGATTGAGATACAAACTCTGAGGCCAACTGTTTCAGGAAAACCCACGTCATCACATAAAACCAACACTCTTCCTATATCCCCTGAGATCTCTGAGACGTAAAGACTGAAATGGAGGCCAACTCTAGTTGCTTTGCAGGTTTCATTTCTTTATTCAGCTCAGTAAACATCTAGTTACAAGTTTCACAAAATCAAATTTTATAAGATGGGGAGCTGGATTGGGCAGAGAGGTAGGGCCTGTTTGGTTTATCTACACCTCACCTGATCTCTTGCACTGTTCCATACATATCCCATTTCCAGGGCAGGCAGACATGTAGGCAGGCTGAGAGCAGAGGTGACTAAAGGTTATTTTCCAAGTGCTTGAAAGTAATAGCAAgtcaacagatttttttttacacggTTGCTGCTTGAGGTGGGTGGTTAGATTAAATACAAACTCCAGAGCCAGTCAAACCTGGAGCAGGAAGTACAAACGGGATGGCAAAAACTCAGGGAGATTACTCctgctccccccaccccccaaacacTAAGAAGAGGAGCTAGGGAGGGCAGGGAGGAGTTAGAGGAAAAAGCAGTAAAATTGATGTGTCACTCATTCATGGACAAGGTCCCTCACATTCCCCTTGGCCACCTGCTCTATGCAAGGAGTACAACTGTGCAGAGAGAGTTAGTCACTTAATTTAAATCTTAGGGGCAGGAAGCTAGTATTCATCTTGAGGAAAAAGGTCCAAGTGATGTTTTGTGAGGGCTTCACCATCAGAGTTTCACTGTCTGTACctgagcaaagagagagagagagagagagagagagagagagaaacatcataaatcagaaagggaatagaaaaaacagtgaaaaaacaaaaatggaaaattccATGTAAAATTCCCATCACTATGATCCTTGGATAGATAGTCACATGGCTATGTCCACTGGCTACACCATTTCAGATGACATGTTGAGGCTCATCTGATGGAACTGCTCTTCCTTGTGAGAAATTTCTTGCACCTTGAGAACCAGCATGTCAGGGAGAAGACAGGCTAGAGCTTTTCTGTCTGTCATCCATTTCTACATAGATGAATTTGTTTAATTTTGAAGGGAACAACACTGTCTTTAAGCTGGACTCTGAGATACTATATAACCCACGTACAGGTGTGTTGAGagtcagcgtggcatagtggtttgagcactaggcTAGGATACCAGgaattgttctgtgccttcaagttgtttctgacttatggtgactctaaagcaaacctacctggggttttcttggcaagatttgttcagagatggtttgccattgccgtctcctaagactgagagcatatgatttgctcaaggtcacccagtgagcttcatggccaagcaggggtaCTCTGAGTCCAAGGTTCAAATCGCCGCTTGGCCCTGGAAatcgactgggtgaccttgagcaagtcacactctcttagtctgaatggaaggcaaggcaaaccctttctgaacaaatcatgccaagaaaataccaattttttccccaagaaaagatttgccttagggtcaccataagtaagaaatgatttgaaggcacactgcaacaacaacaggttttaCACCTAAGTGAGAGTTAGGCCTTCAGCGATCTCTGCTAAATCTTATGTTCTGAATACGATGCAGCATCCTCAGCTACTGGAACCAAATACAGGATTTCGTTTCATTTAATCAAACCTATAAATATATGTGAAATCCAAGACTGGTTTTCTCATTGTCTTTTTTCCAGTTAGACATCTACTTTCTGAATAGAGCATGGAGTCTTAGTTAATAGATGGAGGTACCTCTATACCATAGCTTCCACTTTTCAGCACCGTGGTTCTCTGAATAGATAATTCTCTTCGCACAAAAGGCTCTACATGCAGCCAAAGTTATTATACAAGAAGTAGTAAGTCACCTTAGTTTCAATATTCACTTTTAAGTAAGCTTGACTGTATTATATATGGAGCTACTTCCAAAAAGCTGCTTGGATTAAGGTGCAATTTTGTAAAGTGATCGCTAACTGTAGCTGCAAGAAAGGTTTGTCTTTGAGAAAGGTGATGAGCCACAGCATGATGAGAGATGCTTTTTGACCAGATAGCAGAAGACCTGAGTCTCATATGGGTAATCAGTGAAAACAGGAGTAGCAGCCTTACACTCTCTCCGTACCATCAAGTTCGGGGAAAGTACTACTTCCAAGATGGCAAAGGGATACTGTTTGCACACCACTTTCCTCTAAATTGCTCAGAGTGATACCCATGAAATTCCCATGTGATTTTTCATCAAGATTCAACATTTTTTACTTTACAAACAGAACTACACCAGAGGTCAGATTAATTATACATACTATTTTGTTCTGAAGTGTTTCTGAGATTTTACAAAAGTCCTCCACAAAGAATTCCTAATTCTTCCTTCCCACAAAAGCAACTCTCAGTATTCTTCCTATTAATTTCCAAACTTCTATGTAATTTCCAATTGTTCATGTTAACTCTGCTGCAGCAAAAACGAGGTTCTGTCGTATCTTGAAAGACTGgttcattttattacaccatgtGCTTTCTGGGGATGGATAACACGAAGTTATGCAGAATTTCAAGTGAGTATGCATACATGTAAACTCACATAGAGCACACAAGGCTGTAGTTCAGAATGTAGAACACTTTCATCCAAGAGCTAGTGTTTGAAGCCAGGTTTTCTGAAAAGCTGACTGGGTCTTTAGAATCCCCTGCTTAGCAATCAGCAGCAGCTTTAAGACCCCATTATACAAATCTTTATGCTATTTTTCcaaatactttattttttgtgtgttcCCAGAAGGAATAAAAAGGCAGCCTCTTCTGAGCACCAAGTAAGACACAGACCTGAAGACTGTTGTATTGAAAAGGTGCTTTGGATCACCAAGTTGTACTTCCCACAGCAGAGAGGTTAGGAATATAAACTGGTCACAGTGTGCATGCAAGAGGTGAAGGTTAAGACTTACAAGAGCATGAAGGTGAATCTGGGGGTGACGGCATTGCACCCCCCTTAAGTCTGCTCTAGATTCACCAGTCATACCGGCGCGACTGTCTGGTGGGAGACTCCTCTGGTCCTTGAATTGCGAGACGGGTTCCCTCCACCCTGCGGCCATTGCTTCCCTCATGACGCCGATAATCCAGTCCTCTCTGCGTTCGGAAGCGGGATGTCTCTCGCCTCCATTCATCATCGAATGCAGCTGCATCGCCTGAAAATCAGAATAGAAGAGGTGGTAGCTCAGTGGGGTGAGTATGAACAGTGTAATCTAAGAAAGGAAGAGCTGCCAAGAACACTTACTTTCATCCAAGTTGATGTAGTCTTGCCTTTCCTCTTGGTCACCTGTGCGATGGTTGCGTGACCGCTGCATGATGTGTGCACGTTCCCGAATGTGGTGGCCTATGGACATCTGCTCCAGGCCACTGTCCGAGTCTCGCACCGTCCGCCTAGTCTCCCGGATCTGAGGGTAGGAGGACAGATCATTGTTAGGGATGCGTAATAATGTTGCTACAGTCTTACTGAAGTCTCCTGTGAAATTCCTCAGTTTTGCTTGAGCAAGAGCCTAAAGATTTGTTTCAATCTTCACTGAAGGCAATCTTGACCATTAGTTGCCCTACATAATAAGTCTTCTATCTCACATTGGAGAAGCCCCACGCAAAAACTCTGCACCTTGTCTATTGGGCTTCAACACACTCTATCTGCATTGACACCTACATAAACCCCACAAAACTAGCAATCCATAGGGCAAATCTGAATCAAAGGCAGAAGACTATTACTTACCCCACCAGGTGCAGAGCGTGTTTCTGAGGTCTCCTGATAGACTTTGGGGCCATCGCCCATATTTGAGTAGGATATGACAGTTGAGGAGGTAAATGTCTGGCAGTTGGCGCCACTTGTCATATGCTCCTAGAggcatgtgagagagagagagagagagagagagagagagagagagagagagagtcgtAAGCAATCTACCcactaaagaaagaaaagcatagcACTTACAAGCTCCTTTCTCAATATAAGGTATAAAAATC from Sceloporus undulatus isolate JIND9_A2432 ecotype Alabama chromosome 2, SceUnd_v1.1, whole genome shotgun sequence includes the following:
- the MLF2 gene encoding myeloid leukemia factor 2; amino-acid sequence: MLEKRSLLQRTRLLITLYVSVVLQAGAVSPFGMVGMAGGFMDMFGMMNDMIGNMEHMTSGANCQTFTSSTVISYSNMGDGPKVYQETSETRSAPGGIRETRRTVRDSDSGLEQMSIGHHIRERAHIMQRSRNHRTGDQEERQDYINLDESDAAAFDDEWRRETSRFRTQRGLDYRRHEGSNGRRVEGTRLAIQGPEESPTRQSRRYDW